The following coding sequences lie in one Treponema sp. OMZ 790 genomic window:
- a CDS encoding ABC transporter permease subunit, which translates to MNNYFVRRLLLIIPTFVGITLVVFAVTRFVPGGPVERAIMQRMMANENKDTAASKQDSQPLNEEAMAALAAFYGFDKPWPIAYVEWAGNLLRGDLGRSTKYNDPVFEMIVSRFPISLRFGITSVVLIYAICIPLGIKKALKHRGAFDNVTSIIIFVGFALPSYIVAIILLQIFAFTLPWFPSGGAFSRNYMDMNFFQKIADNVWHMFLPMIAYTIGSFAVTTMYMKNNLMENMAADYIKTAVAKGRTFKDAMWKHAFRNSIIPIAAGLGGLITVFFSGSFLIEKIFNINGIGLLGFRAIVDRDYPIVLGSLVMTALLSLLGNILSDLILSLIDPRIRLGE; encoded by the coding sequence ATGAATAACTATTTCGTACGAAGATTGCTGTTGATTATCCCGACATTTGTGGGTATAACTTTGGTAGTCTTTGCAGTAACCAGATTTGTTCCCGGCGGCCCCGTTGAAAGGGCAATTATGCAGAGGATGATGGCAAATGAGAATAAAGATACTGCTGCCAGCAAGCAGGATTCTCAACCTTTAAATGAAGAAGCCATGGCTGCACTGGCAGCTTTTTACGGCTTTGATAAGCCCTGGCCTATAGCTTATGTTGAATGGGCCGGAAATTTGCTTCGGGGAGATTTAGGCCGTTCCACTAAATATAATGATCCTGTCTTTGAGATGATAGTGAGCCGATTTCCCATATCCTTGCGCTTCGGAATAACTTCCGTTGTCTTGATTTATGCGATATGTATTCCTTTGGGAATAAAAAAAGCTTTAAAACACAGAGGTGCATTTGATAACGTAACGTCAATTATTATATTTGTCGGTTTTGCTCTTCCAAGTTATATCGTTGCTATAATCTTATTACAGATATTTGCATTTACGTTACCATGGTTCCCTTCAGGCGGAGCCTTTTCGCGAAATTACATGGATATGAACTTTTTCCAAAAAATTGCAGATAATGTATGGCATATGTTCTTGCCCATGATAGCCTATACAATAGGGTCTTTCGCAGTTACAACCATGTACATGAAAAATAACCTTATGGAAAACATGGCTGCGGATTATATAAAGACGGCTGTTGCAAAAGGAAGAACTTTTAAAGATGCCATGTGGAAACATGCATTTAGAAACAGTATCATCCCTATCGCTGCAGGTTTGGGCGGCTTAATTACGGTATTCTTTTCAGGTTCATTTCTTATCGAAAAAATATTCAATATAAACGGTATAGGTCTTTTAGGTTTTAGGGCAATTGTTGACAGAGATTACCCCATTGTTTTGGGTTCTCTTGTAATGACTGCTTTATTAAGTTTGCTTGGAAATATTCTTAGCGATCTTATACTTTCACTGATTGATCCTCGAATAAGGTTAGGAGAATAG
- a CDS encoding ABC transporter permease → MAEQNTTNENLFLSKVKEYWGSFRNKFRIDPLMKKRLDRFAEIKKAKFSFVLIGVLFLLSLIAELFVSNRPLAMYVDGKLYFPTYGKVLLADDFNFRVGDELEVNYREFKKHIKEQKRGWVLMPFVPYNPFETDSASVPLALTFRGAPIMGISVSPKDALPMDNPTDYIWIPLSDINGIKTGDKQYVWIKFADSADSKQPMSDFFSNSKNWIGVAANKSTAFESVNPADYVWHKIGSNDNRIDIGGDQILTVRFAKGDKGQMFHPLPPSFKTGHILGTDRIGRDIFARLVYGFRIAMSYALLVAAVTYFIGTIIGIAMGYFGGTFDIIFQRVIEIWERVPYLYMIMILASIFKPTFTMFVLINIAFNWTGKTWSMRAMSYRERERDYILAARSMGASTWRIITVHILPNVIVLIVTSLPFVISGGISSLTALDYLGYGLQPPTPSWGELLSIGTSTYAEAPWILSSVVTCFVLVLVMITFIGEGLRDAFDPRRFTVYK, encoded by the coding sequence ATGGCAGAGCAAAATACTACAAATGAAAATCTTTTTTTAAGTAAAGTCAAAGAATATTGGGGTTCTTTTAGAAATAAATTCAGAATTGACCCCTTGATGAAAAAACGTCTTGACCGTTTTGCAGAGATAAAAAAAGCAAAATTCTCCTTTGTTCTTATCGGAGTTCTTTTTCTTTTATCTCTTATTGCAGAATTGTTTGTTTCAAACAGGCCTTTGGCTATGTACGTTGACGGAAAATTGTATTTCCCCACTTACGGTAAAGTGCTTTTGGCTGACGATTTTAACTTTAGAGTCGGTGATGAGCTTGAAGTTAATTACCGCGAATTTAAAAAACACATTAAAGAACAAAAACGCGGCTGGGTATTAATGCCTTTTGTTCCGTATAATCCTTTTGAAACCGATTCTGCTTCGGTTCCTTTAGCTTTAACCTTTCGCGGTGCTCCTATTATGGGAATTTCAGTATCGCCGAAAGACGCTCTTCCCATGGATAATCCCACAGACTATATTTGGATTCCTTTAAGCGATATAAACGGCATTAAGACCGGCGACAAACAATATGTTTGGATAAAATTTGCAGATTCTGCAGATTCAAAACAGCCGATGTCGGACTTTTTCTCAAATTCCAAAAACTGGATAGGCGTAGCTGCAAATAAATCTACGGCTTTCGAATCTGTGAATCCTGCCGATTATGTATGGCACAAGATAGGCTCAAACGATAACAGAATAGATATCGGCGGAGATCAAATTCTTACGGTAAGATTTGCAAAGGGCGATAAGGGGCAAATGTTCCATCCCCTCCCGCCGTCATTTAAGACAGGCCATATTTTGGGAACCGACAGAATCGGGCGTGATATTTTTGCCCGTCTTGTCTACGGATTTAGAATTGCAATGTCCTATGCTCTTCTTGTTGCTGCAGTAACTTATTTTATCGGTACAATTATCGGTATAGCGATGGGATACTTCGGCGGAACCTTTGATATCATTTTCCAAAGAGTTATCGAAATATGGGAACGTGTTCCGTATCTGTATATGATTATGATTTTGGCATCAATATTTAAGCCTACTTTTACCATGTTCGTTCTAATCAACATTGCTTTTAACTGGACGGGTAAAACATGGAGTATGAGGGCTATGTCATATCGGGAGCGTGAACGCGATTATATTTTAGCAGCCCGATCTATGGGAGCCAGCACTTGGAGAATAATTACTGTACACATATTGCCCAACGTAATCGTTTTGATAGTAACTTCTTTACCCTTTGTTATTTCGGGCGGTATAAGCTCGCTGACGGCTCTTGATTATCTGGGATATGGGTTACAGCCGCCTACACCGAGCTGGGGTGAACTTTTGAGCATCGGTACATCAACCTATGCTGAAGCTCCGTGGATTTTATCGTCGGTAGTTACATGCTTTGTGTTGGTTTTAGTAATGATTACCTTCATAGGTGAAGGTTTGCGGGATGCTTTTGACCCGCGCAGATTTACGGTATATAAGTAG
- the asnS gene encoding asparagine--tRNA ligase: MIHLIKDILTSEPKGQAIDVYGWVRTKRETKNLTFIEINDGSCFASIQATFDRDTGLDNNTQALLKKAGTGVSVKVSGNLVPSPAEGQSVELQANNIHIFGDADQEKYPLQKKRHTMEFLRDIAHLRARTNTFGAVARMRSQMAYAIHTFFQERGFQYVHTPIITGSDCEGAGEMFHVTTFDIEETVKKALKEKKDPDSFKIDYSQDFFGKQTNLTVSGQLEGETYATALSRIYTFGPTFRAENSNTSRHLAEFWMVEPEMSFFTIKENMELAEDFIVYLLKWALEKCREDLEFFDSRIKKGLIEMLKNVVNTPFTRLTYTEAIAELEKHADRFEFKPYWGCDLQSEHERFLTEEVYKGPVIVTNYPKEIKSFYMKLNEDGKTVRAMDVLVPGLGEIIGGSEREENLDILQGRIRELGLREEDYWWYLDLRRYGTVPHSGFGLGFERLLLYVTGMGNIRDVIPFPRAPKLAEF, encoded by the coding sequence ATGATACATTTAATTAAAGATATTTTAACCTCAGAACCAAAAGGCCAAGCAATTGATGTTTACGGCTGGGTTCGCACAAAGCGGGAAACCAAGAATTTGACTTTTATCGAGATCAATGACGGCTCTTGTTTTGCCTCCATTCAGGCAACATTTGACAGGGATACCGGACTCGATAATAATACCCAAGCTCTCTTAAAGAAAGCCGGTACCGGAGTTTCGGTGAAGGTTTCAGGTAATCTTGTGCCTTCCCCGGCTGAGGGACAGAGTGTTGAGCTTCAGGCTAATAATATCCATATCTTCGGTGATGCCGATCAGGAAAAATATCCTTTACAAAAAAAGCGTCATACCATGGAATTTTTGCGGGACATAGCTCATCTAAGGGCACGCACAAATACCTTCGGGGCAGTCGCCCGAATGAGGAGCCAAATGGCCTATGCAATTCACACCTTTTTTCAGGAAAGAGGTTTTCAATATGTGCATACGCCTATTATTACGGGTTCGGATTGCGAGGGTGCGGGCGAGATGTTTCATGTTACCACCTTCGATATAGAAGAAACGGTAAAAAAAGCTCTAAAAGAGAAAAAGGATCCCGATTCCTTTAAAATAGATTATTCTCAAGACTTTTTCGGCAAGCAGACCAACCTGACCGTTTCGGGACAGTTGGAGGGGGAAACCTATGCGACGGCCCTTTCGCGCATTTACACATTCGGCCCGACCTTTAGGGCAGAAAACTCGAACACGAGCCGCCACCTTGCAGAGTTCTGGATGGTAGAGCCCGAAATGTCCTTCTTTACAATAAAAGAGAACATGGAGTTGGCGGAAGACTTCATCGTCTACCTTTTAAAATGGGCCTTGGAAAAGTGCAGGGAAGATTTGGAATTTTTTGATTCGAGAATTAAAAAGGGACTTATCGAAATGCTTAAAAATGTCGTAAACACGCCTTTCACCCGTCTTACCTATACCGAAGCTATAGCCGAACTTGAAAAGCATGCTGACCGCTTTGAGTTTAAGCCCTACTGGGGCTGCGATTTACAGAGCGAACACGAGAGGTTTTTGACAGAGGAAGTTTATAAGGGCCCCGTAATAGTTACTAACTATCCCAAGGAGATTAAGTCCTTTTATATGAAGTTAAACGAAGACGGTAAAACGGTGCGGGCGATGGATGTCCTTGTTCCGGGCTTGGGCGAAATCATAGGAGGCTCCGAAAGGGAAGAAAACCTCGATATTTTGCAAGGCAGAATTAGAGAATTAGGATTAAGGGAAGAAGACTATTGGTGGTACCTTGATCTCCGACGATACGGAACCGTTCCCCATTCGGGGTTCGGCCTCGGCTTTGAAAGGCTTCTCCTCTATGTTACGGGTATGGGAAACATAAGGGACGTTATCCCCTTCCCCAGAGCGCCGAAATTGGCAGAGTTTTAA
- a CDS encoding ComF family protein, translating into MIKRFKLRALTCFRNIYARIICPQVCSFCGAETGTGIPLCGKCLQKEMTEPVLFRLKHPEKFCSSCGKILISEKELCTNCRAKLREKNEEGAGEKTNEQKSEKKEGSAKPLSLQSDFVKRVYTLYPYKGRGGELLRLWKNQNMRGFAEIYASALAAFIEGSLELQNIPMVPVPPRPKKIKNKGWDQIEDLSVYLEHLYKLPVLRCLKRKDGASQKSLSREKRASNLKGKIFLKQKKRLLQSKDLKTALPEKLIILDDVMTTGATLNFCAAALKEGGCKEVIGLCLFFD; encoded by the coding sequence ATGATAAAAAGATTTAAATTAAGGGCATTGACCTGTTTCCGGAATATTTATGCCCGGATAATTTGTCCTCAGGTTTGTTCCTTTTGCGGGGCAGAAACGGGAACAGGGATTCCGCTTTGTGGTAAGTGTTTACAAAAAGAAATGACCGAGCCTGTTTTGTTCCGTCTTAAACACCCGGAAAAGTTTTGTTCGTCTTGCGGAAAAATTTTAATTTCCGAAAAAGAACTTTGCACAAATTGCAGGGCTAAATTACGGGAAAAAAATGAAGAAGGGGCAGGAGAAAAAACGAATGAGCAGAAATCTGAAAAAAAAGAGGGTAGTGCAAAACCGCTTTCACTTCAATCCGATTTCGTAAAAAGGGTCTACACGCTCTATCCTTACAAGGGCAGGGGAGGAGAGCTTTTACGCTTGTGGAAAAATCAAAACATGAGAGGTTTTGCAGAAATTTATGCTTCTGCCCTTGCTGCCTTTATCGAAGGGAGTCTTGAGCTTCAAAACATTCCTATGGTGCCGGTACCGCCCCGTCCTAAAAAGATTAAAAACAAAGGCTGGGATCAAATAGAAGACCTCTCCGTCTATTTGGAACATTTGTATAAGCTTCCTGTTCTCCGCTGCTTAAAACGGAAGGACGGGGCTTCCCAAAAAAGCCTTTCCCGCGAAAAACGGGCAAGCAACCTAAAGGGAAAGATTTTTTTAAAACAAAAAAAGCGGCTTTTACAATCCAAGGATTTAAAAACCGCCTTGCCCGAAAAGCTTATCATCTTGGACGATGTTATGACCACAGGAGCAACCCTTAACTTTTGTGCTGCAGCCTTAAAAGAAGGAGGCTGCAAAGAAGTAATCGGGCTCTGCCTCTTTTTCGATTAG
- the radC gene encoding DNA repair protein RadC: MIGYKNLSCTDKPDMRERLLEYGPQNLSDSDLVAILLRTGIKDKPVKELAEDIILHIDRARPEKIEGYLRSIRGMGDSKISTVLAAMELGRRYYDNKNRTISHPTDVVPLLQHYAGRDREHFICVSLNGANEIIATRVVSVGTINRTIVHPREVYSDPLKDRAAAIIAAHNHPSGNLEPSSEDVELTRRIYEAGQILGIKLLDHIILVPNGNFFSFVQSGMRLDM, translated from the coding sequence ATGATAGGCTATAAAAATTTATCCTGTACGGACAAACCCGATATGCGGGAAAGGCTTTTAGAGTACGGGCCTCAAAATTTAAGCGACTCCGATTTGGTGGCCATTCTTTTACGCACAGGCATTAAGGATAAACCCGTAAAAGAATTGGCCGAGGACATTATTCTCCACATCGACAGGGCAAGGCCCGAAAAAATTGAGGGCTATCTGCGCTCTATCCGCGGGATGGGAGATTCAAAGATTTCAACGGTTCTTGCTGCCATGGAATTGGGAAGGAGGTATTACGACAATAAGAACCGAACGATTTCGCACCCGACCGATGTTGTTCCGCTCTTGCAGCACTATGCAGGGAGGGACAGGGAGCATTTTATCTGCGTTTCCTTAAATGGAGCAAACGAAATTATTGCAACCCGTGTTGTAAGTGTCGGTACAATCAACAGAACGATTGTGCATCCGCGTGAGGTTTATTCCGATCCGCTAAAGGACAGGGCGGCTGCAATAATTGCAGCCCATAATCATCCTTCGGGAAATTTGGAGCCCTCAAGTGAAGATGTGGAGCTGACTCGCCGCATATACGAGGCAGGGCAAATTTTAGGCATCAAGCTTTTGGATCACATAATCTTGGTGCCTAACGGAAATTTTTTCAGCTTTGTGCAAAGCGGCATGAGATTGGATATGTAA
- a CDS encoding D-alanyl-D-alanine carboxypeptidase family protein, which yields MKRSAIIIKFIFILFAAALFCALGFAGFIFFYVSELKKAEPLQVSSEQAERALDIFYKEHKFNAEFPPLNSIENFLPVQDLPSADAVKPADIELPQIDAESYILIHAKTGTILAEHNADKQIPPASLTKLVTIYTMLQNPEFKRMEKRVSPPKEAWAVFLPRGAAWMGLGENQNLSVEELIRGMAVCSGNDAALAAAILTEGSLKKFTLKMNEAVKKMGLKSTCFEDSSGLSEKNQTSAKDFALFSLHYLKRYPENLKKFHSLNEISYPQEHNIFIKKNSSGLKQFQITKPATNTLLKKLEGCDGLKTGFIYESGFNISLTAQKNGERFIAVILGGHWKNLKDGVSTREQNSIKLMNFAFDNFTSLDIREHNKIEKAVKVLGSNLNVKNSAIIPVLANLDFSQDYITVLKNDEGHIERVINLPATIKAPISAGRQIGSIEYRIKDSGLVLKTIPLLCPIDIKEGSSFRKFIDGFFR from the coding sequence ATGAAGCGCAGCGCAATAATTATAAAGTTTATTTTTATCCTCTTTGCGGCTGCGCTTTTTTGTGCCCTTGGATTTGCAGGCTTTATTTTTTTTTATGTCTCGGAATTAAAAAAGGCCGAGCCTCTTCAAGTTTCTTCTGAACAGGCTGAAAGAGCTCTTGATATTTTTTACAAAGAGCATAAATTCAATGCCGAGTTTCCGCCCCTTAATTCCATCGAAAATTTCTTACCGGTTCAAGACCTGCCTTCTGCAGATGCGGTAAAACCGGCCGATATCGAATTACCTCAAATCGATGCCGAATCCTACATTCTCATTCATGCAAAAACAGGAACAATTTTAGCGGAACACAATGCAGATAAACAAATTCCTCCTGCCTCCCTTACAAAGCTGGTAACGATTTATACCATGCTCCAAAATCCCGAATTTAAAAGGATGGAAAAGAGGGTCAGTCCTCCCAAGGAAGCTTGGGCCGTTTTTTTACCGCGAGGGGCTGCTTGGATGGGCTTGGGAGAAAATCAAAATTTAAGCGTCGAAGAACTTATAAGGGGAATGGCAGTTTGTTCCGGGAATGATGCAGCCCTTGCCGCAGCCATCCTTACGGAAGGAAGCCTTAAAAAGTTTACGCTTAAAATGAACGAAGCCGTCAAAAAGATGGGTTTAAAATCCACCTGCTTTGAGGACTCTTCGGGCTTAAGCGAAAAGAATCAAACCTCTGCCAAGGACTTTGCCCTATTTTCCCTCCATTATTTAAAACGCTATCCCGAAAACTTAAAAAAGTTTCATTCGCTAAATGAGATAAGCTATCCTCAAGAACACAACATCTTTATCAAAAAAAATTCCTCAGGCTTAAAGCAGTTTCAAATTACAAAACCTGCTACCAATACTCTTTTAAAAAAACTGGAAGGCTGTGACGGCTTAAAAACGGGCTTTATTTACGAGTCGGGTTTTAATATTTCGCTTACGGCTCAAAAAAACGGAGAACGTTTTATTGCGGTTATCTTGGGCGGTCATTGGAAAAACTTAAAAGACGGTGTCTCCACAAGAGAGCAAAATTCGATTAAGCTTATGAACTTTGCATTCGATAATTTTACAAGCCTTGATATAAGGGAGCACAACAAAATCGAAAAAGCCGTAAAGGTACTGGGCTCAAACCTAAACGTAAAAAATTCCGCAATTATTCCCGTCCTTGCAAATTTGGATTTTTCACAAGACTATATCACCGTGTTAAAAAACGATGAAGGGCATATAGAAAGGGTAATCAATTTACCTGCAACAATAAAGGCTCCTATTTCTGCCGGCCGGCAAATCGGTTCTATAGAATACAGGATTAAAGATTCAGGGCTTGTCCTAAAAACCATTCCCCTCCTTTGCCCGATCGATATAAAAGAAGGCTCATCTTTTAGAAAATTTATCGACGGGTTTTTTAGATAA
- a CDS encoding tRNA-dihydrouridine synthase: MKKAEIIQKIKNAGAAAREGRSEPLLATVSGVLSTKPNLIKYCADELGFALVTTKSFQVLPNPGNREPILCEPELGCFGNSVGLRNCGMEQAVKELKELRSSWNTNAILNVSLSASNPDDFIKLVKGFEELADTFELNFSCPHAAKGFGASIGCDPEIACEYVRAIKKALPDCTVPIFVKLTPNVDDIGAIASAVIEAGADGITAINTLGPKVYIEPHSGKPILQNKLGGKGGMSGSWVFPRALECIGQIRKAVGEEIPIIGMGGVMTGAQAAELVKAGADIIGVGSACGMLEQDDLKPFFKNLASDALNCIRGKETDKTSALLRKNKALEYEAKTIVKIEKESEDINIITLNGKCKFEAGQFVFLWIPGAGEKPFSLAEADPISLIIKKRGPFTEALFELKEGDTIYMRGLYGKGIKPPKTENALLIAGGTGIAVLPALAKRLKKQGARVSTYVGTSAESQKKTPNGIEKILIECGSYKKIADKGVAGRVLNGFQKDLIEENTGLPLRSKTENISNPEFFAAYLVGPMIFMRRASEILLKLGVRKSQIFMSLEMNTMCGVGICGECSCGNILTCKKGTFLTLDQVDSFN; encoded by the coding sequence ATGAAAAAAGCGGAAATAATACAAAAAATTAAAAATGCCGGTGCAGCGGCAAGAGAAGGAAGATCTGAGCCTCTGCTTGCGACCGTTTCGGGAGTTCTTTCTACGAAGCCTAATTTAATAAAATATTGTGCAGACGAATTAGGCTTCGCTCTTGTTACCACAAAGAGCTTTCAAGTGCTGCCCAATCCGGGAAACAGGGAGCCAATCCTTTGTGAGCCCGAATTGGGATGCTTCGGCAATTCCGTAGGTTTACGCAATTGCGGAATGGAACAAGCCGTAAAAGAGCTTAAAGAACTCCGCTCCTCGTGGAATACTAACGCAATTTTAAATGTTTCTCTTTCGGCCTCAAATCCTGACGATTTTATCAAGCTTGTAAAGGGTTTTGAAGAATTAGCCGACACCTTTGAGCTTAATTTTTCTTGTCCCCATGCTGCAAAAGGCTTCGGCGCCTCTATAGGCTGCGACCCTGAGATTGCTTGCGAATACGTAAGGGCAATAAAAAAGGCTCTGCCGGATTGTACTGTTCCTATCTTTGTAAAATTAACCCCCAATGTCGACGATATAGGAGCTATAGCTTCCGCCGTAATCGAAGCAGGTGCAGACGGCATAACCGCAATCAACACCCTAGGCCCCAAAGTTTACATTGAGCCCCATTCGGGAAAGCCTATCCTGCAAAATAAACTGGGAGGAAAGGGCGGAATGAGCGGCTCATGGGTATTTCCGAGGGCACTCGAGTGTATCGGGCAAATTCGGAAGGCCGTCGGAGAAGAAATTCCCATAATCGGAATGGGCGGTGTTATGACGGGAGCTCAGGCTGCCGAGCTTGTCAAGGCCGGGGCCGACATAATAGGCGTAGGCTCTGCCTGCGGTATGCTTGAACAGGACGATTTAAAACCTTTTTTTAAAAACCTTGCCTCGGATGCTCTAAACTGCATACGTGGTAAAGAAACCGATAAAACTTCCGCACTTTTGCGCAAAAACAAGGCCTTAGAATACGAAGCTAAAACCATCGTAAAAATCGAAAAAGAAAGTGAAGATATCAACATCATTACCCTAAACGGAAAATGTAAATTCGAAGCAGGCCAGTTTGTCTTTTTATGGATTCCCGGAGCCGGAGAAAAACCCTTTTCCCTTGCGGAAGCCGATCCTATAAGCCTTATCATAAAAAAACGCGGCCCCTTTACCGAGGCTCTTTTTGAGCTGAAAGAGGGAGATACAATCTATATGCGGGGCCTTTACGGCAAGGGAATAAAACCTCCCAAAACCGAAAATGCCCTTTTAATTGCGGGAGGAACGGGGATTGCAGTCCTTCCGGCTCTTGCAAAACGCTTAAAAAAGCAGGGAGCAAGAGTTTCTACCTATGTAGGAACCTCTGCAGAAAGTCAAAAGAAAACGCCCAACGGAATCGAAAAGATTCTTATCGAGTGCGGTTCATATAAAAAGATAGCCGATAAGGGGGTAGCCGGCAGAGTTTTAAACGGGTTTCAAAAAGACCTTATCGAAGAAAATACCGGTCTTCCCCTCCGCTCTAAAACGGAAAATATCTCAAACCCGGAATTCTTTGCGGCTTATTTGGTAGGGCCCATGATCTTTATGAGGCGCGCTTCAGAAATTCTTTTAAAATTGGGAGTGCGTAAATCTCAAATTTTTATGTCCTTAGAGATGAATACCATGTGCGGAGTGGGAATTTGCGGAGAATGTTCTTGCGGAAACATATTAACTTGCAAAAAAGGTACATTTCTTACCCTAGACCAAGTTGACAGTTTTAACTAA
- a CDS encoding ABC transporter substrate-binding protein, which yields MTLLKKLTMLLLLSSAALMLILSCNGANQSAGMKGSGAVAMAEASMAEETAAGLPDFNSPPVEDKNLKVEGMPEEVVWITSYPKDLSSKNTKKGGTFHTYTDEYPTTFRYTGPESNLATRDLMWPHVGFVGENNETQEITPLAATHWAFGADNQTVYYKLNENMKWSDGVPCTADDWVFAWEVMCSPNLNDPWYNDYYSKLEVKKINDYCVSVKYLESDKLEKIILIGQTDFKPRPKHFFNGELKKDWYIEYNWKIEPTNGSYIVKESECIQGEMIVVEKVADWWGHSYPHLKNQANIQKIEYKVITGGLDIIENYFWNGEIDMLNMNFPHVWRRGATNDNVTKGYVDRWVCNYLPTSSMSGMFFNTKYPLFSNKKVRQAMYYAIDIQGMIDQALYGDYKRMHNMCNGQVAYGTDFNDHTIRKPDFNPETARKMLAEAGYSQVGSDGILKNAKGERLSFELLYGFAGHTERLSVLKEQAKKAGVEIELKLMESGAFNAFINKKHQAYWGGYAPRTWPSPWQFFGKANADKVSTNNTFGWWSPEMEKLLDVDRSGPTLAEKAENNRKIEQIVHDEALIVPGTYIDFYRCATWKWVKLPWWGNRKFNITDDYFKYTGYMWIDEDIKEEVMKAKAEGKTFEPRVWTPSTRYVGE from the coding sequence ATGACATTATTGAAGAAATTAACTATGTTACTTCTTTTGTCGTCGGCAGCTTTGATGCTTATTCTTTCTTGCAATGGAGCAAATCAGAGTGCCGGTATGAAGGGCAGCGGAGCCGTCGCCATGGCTGAAGCAAGCATGGCTGAAGAAACGGCCGCCGGTTTACCCGATTTTAATTCACCGCCCGTTGAGGACAAGAATCTCAAAGTGGAGGGAATGCCCGAGGAAGTAGTTTGGATAACAAGTTATCCGAAAGACTTATCGTCAAAAAACACAAAGAAGGGAGGTACATTTCATACATACACTGATGAGTACCCCACAACTTTCAGGTACACAGGTCCCGAATCAAATTTAGCTACAAGAGATCTTATGTGGCCCCATGTCGGTTTCGTTGGAGAAAATAATGAAACCCAAGAGATTACACCCCTTGCTGCTACACACTGGGCTTTCGGTGCAGACAATCAAACAGTTTATTACAAGCTCAATGAAAACATGAAGTGGTCGGATGGCGTTCCTTGTACGGCAGATGACTGGGTTTTTGCTTGGGAAGTAATGTGTTCACCCAACTTAAATGACCCTTGGTATAACGACTACTACAGCAAACTCGAAGTTAAAAAGATTAACGACTATTGTGTTTCGGTTAAATATTTGGAATCGGACAAATTGGAAAAAATCATTCTTATCGGTCAAACCGATTTTAAACCCCGGCCCAAACATTTCTTCAATGGCGAATTAAAAAAAGATTGGTACATTGAATATAACTGGAAGATTGAACCTACAAACGGATCTTACATCGTAAAAGAATCCGAATGTATTCAAGGCGAAATGATTGTTGTTGAAAAGGTTGCCGACTGGTGGGGACATTCTTATCCTCATTTAAAAAACCAAGCTAATATTCAAAAAATTGAATACAAGGTTATTACAGGCGGATTGGACATTATTGAAAACTATTTCTGGAACGGCGAAATCGATATGTTAAATATGAATTTCCCTCATGTTTGGAGAAGAGGTGCTACAAATGATAATGTTACCAAAGGTTATGTAGACCGCTGGGTATGTAATTATTTGCCTACTTCAAGTATGTCCGGGATGTTCTTTAACACAAAATATCCGTTGTTCAGCAATAAAAAAGTTCGACAAGCTATGTACTATGCTATCGATATTCAGGGAATGATCGACCAGGCCCTGTACGGCGACTATAAGAGAATGCATAATATGTGTAACGGTCAGGTAGCTTACGGAACCGATTTTAATGATCACACAATCCGAAAGCCTGATTTTAATCCTGAAACTGCACGCAAAATGTTGGCAGAAGCCGGTTATTCTCAAGTTGGAAGCGATGGTATCTTAAAAAATGCAAAGGGTGAAAGACTCTCATTTGAGCTCCTTTACGGTTTTGCAGGCCATACAGAACGCTTGTCTGTTCTTAAGGAACAGGCTAAAAAAGCCGGAGTTGAAATTGAACTTAAGCTTATGGAAAGCGGTGCTTTTAACGCATTTATAAATAAAAAACATCAAGCTTATTGGGGCGGTTATGCTCCCAGAACATGGCCTTCACCCTGGCAGTTCTTTGGTAAAGCCAATGCCGATAAAGTAAGTACAAATAATACATTCGGCTGGTGGAGCCCTGAGATGGAAAAACTTTTGGATGTTGACCGCAGCGGACCTACTCTTGCAGAAAAGGCAGAAAATAACAGAAAGATTGAACAAATCGTTCATGATGAAGCCTTAATTGTTCCCGGTACCTACATCGACTTCTATCGATGTGCTACATGGAAGTGGGTAAAACTTCCTTGGTGGGGTAACAGAAAATTCAATATAACCGATGATTATTTTAAATACACCGGTTATATGTGGATTGACGAAGACATAAAAGAAGAAGTTATGAAAGCAAAGGCCGAAGGAAAAACCTTTGAACCCAGAGTTTGGACTCCTTCTACCCGTTATGTCGGAGAATAA